The following coding sequences lie in one Candidatus Methylomirabilota bacterium genomic window:
- a CDS encoding ectonucleotide pyrophosphatase/phosphodiesterase, with translation MTRAIVISIDGLAAFYWDDPAASLPALRALGERGVVARRMDTVFPSTTWPTHVSLVTGVSPARHGVVGNSILNRATARPEDLTGDPVYDAPDLLRAPTVYDHARAAGLRTAAIDWPATRNCASIDFCLPFFKDQTVFETRTPRAVWTELAALGYPLDRQGEWAQLPKRFLKDAMVADLAAHVVRRHTPDLLLLHFLCVDSFQHLHGPRSPEAYWAMAYVDGLIGRFLATFPAGELTDRTSVFVVSDHGFLPVTRDIRLNVRLRQLGALRVDAAGRVTGGEARFVANLGAGYLYALGDANRERLSDLAAELAGLEGVARVWTEAGYAALGLPTPAENAHVGDLLFEAAAGYCFVDDAQGDEVAGPPRYRGTHGQRATHPDIGAFFLAAGPGIVRGQRLGEIRSRDVAPTLAHVLGLKIAPTEGRALGEIFTA, from the coding sequence GTGACGCGCGCGATCGTCATCAGCATCGACGGCCTGGCCGCCTTCTACTGGGACGATCCGGCGGCGAGCCTGCCCGCGCTCCGCGCGCTCGGCGAGCGCGGTGTCGTCGCCCGCCGGATGGACACCGTTTTCCCCAGCACCACCTGGCCCACCCACGTCAGCCTGGTGACCGGCGTGAGCCCGGCGCGCCACGGCGTCGTGGGCAACAGCATCCTCAATCGCGCCACCGCCCGCCCCGAGGATCTGACCGGCGATCCCGTCTACGACGCCCCCGACCTCTTGCGCGCGCCCACCGTGTACGACCACGCCCGCGCGGCGGGCCTGCGGACGGCGGCCATCGACTGGCCGGCGACCCGCAACTGCGCCTCGATCGATTTCTGCCTGCCCTTCTTTAAGGACCAGACGGTCTTCGAGACCCGGACGCCGCGCGCCGTGTGGACGGAGCTCGCGGCGCTGGGCTACCCCCTCGATCGGCAGGGGGAGTGGGCACAGCTCCCCAAGCGGTTTCTCAAGGACGCGATGGTCGCCGACCTCGCCGCCCACGTCGTTCGCCGCCACACGCCCGATCTCCTGCTGCTGCACTTCCTCTGCGTGGACAGCTTCCAGCACCTCCATGGGCCCCGGTCGCCGGAGGCCTACTGGGCGATGGCCTACGTCGATGGGCTCATCGGCCGCTTCCTGGCCACGTTCCCCGCCGGCGAGCTGACGGACCGCACCTCGGTCTTCGTCGTCTCCGATCACGGCTTTCTCCCCGTGACGAGGGACATCCGGCTGAACGTCCGGCTCCGCCAGCTCGGCGCGCTGCGGGTGGACGCCGCCGGGCGGGTGACCGGCGGCGAGGCCCGCTTCGTCGCGAATCTCGGCGCCGGCTATCTCTATGCGCTGGGAGACGCGAACCGCGAGCGGCTCAGCGACCTGGCCGCCGAGCTGGCCGGGCTCGAAGGGGTGGCGCGCGTGTGGACCGAGGCGGGCTATGCGGCGCTCGGGTTGCCGACGCCGGCCGAGAACGCGCACGTCGGCGATCTGCTCTTCGAAGCGGCGGCCGGCTACTGTTTCGTCGACGACGCGCAGGGCGACGAGGTCGCCGGCCCGCCTCGCTATCGCGGCACTCACGGTCAGCGGGCGACGCATCCCGACATCGGCGCCTTCTTCCTGGCCGCCGGGCCGGGCATCGTCCGGGGCCAGCGACTCGGCGAGATCAGGAGCCGCGACGTGGCGCCGACGCTCGCGCACGTGCTGGGCCTGAAGATCGCCCCCACCGAGGGCCGCGCGCTGGGCGAGATCTTCACCGCGTGA
- a CDS encoding thiolase family protein, whose product MRDAVIVGAVRTAVGKRNGKLSPVRPDDLAALVLSELVKRVGLDPTEVEDVILGCVDQLGEQGMNIARNAALIAGLPLDVCGVTLDRMCGSGQQAANFAAMGVMAGQYECVIAGGVEHMTRVPMGSNAMGPGEGPLSPALQERYQIVPQGISAEMIAEKWGLKREELDEFSAQSHEKAGRAIAEGRFTREILPVSLPDGALFDTDEGVRVPVNREKMAGLAPSFKPDGVVTAANSSQISDGAAALMFMSEERAKALGLRPRARVVATALAGVDPTIMLTGPIPATQRALKKAGLKLDDIALFEINEAFASVVLAWERELHPNMSLVNVSGGAIALGHPLGCSGAKLMTTLLHELERTGKRYGLQTMCIGFGQGIATIIERL is encoded by the coding sequence ATGAGAGACGCCGTCATCGTCGGAGCCGTGCGAACCGCCGTCGGCAAGCGGAACGGCAAGCTGTCGCCCGTTCGCCCCGACGATCTCGCCGCCCTGGTGCTGAGCGAGCTGGTGAAGCGCGTCGGCCTCGATCCCACCGAGGTGGAGGACGTGATCCTGGGCTGCGTGGACCAGCTCGGCGAGCAGGGGATGAACATCGCGCGCAACGCGGCGCTCATCGCGGGACTCCCGCTCGACGTCTGCGGCGTCACCCTGGACCGCATGTGCGGCTCCGGCCAGCAGGCGGCGAACTTCGCGGCGATGGGCGTCATGGCCGGCCAGTACGAGTGCGTGATCGCCGGCGGCGTGGAGCACATGACGCGGGTGCCGATGGGCTCGAACGCGATGGGCCCGGGCGAGGGACCACTCTCCCCGGCGCTGCAGGAGCGCTATCAGATCGTGCCCCAGGGCATCTCCGCCGAGATGATCGCGGAGAAGTGGGGCCTCAAGCGCGAGGAGCTGGACGAGTTCTCCGCTCAGAGCCACGAGAAGGCCGGGCGCGCCATCGCCGAGGGCCGCTTCACGCGCGAGATCCTGCCGGTGAGCCTGCCCGACGGCGCCCTCTTCGATACCGACGAGGGCGTACGGGTGCCGGTGAACCGCGAGAAGATGGCCGGGCTGGCCCCGTCCTTCAAGCCCGACGGCGTCGTGACCGCGGCCAACTCGTCGCAGATCTCCGACGGCGCCGCCGCGCTCATGTTCATGTCGGAGGAGAGGGCGAAGGCGCTGGGCCTCCGGCCCCGGGCCCGCGTCGTCGCCACGGCGCTGGCCGGAGTCGATCCCACCATCATGCTGACGGGGCCCATCCCCGCCACCCAGCGCGCGCTGAAGAAGGCGGGCCTGAAGCTGGACGACATCGCGCTCTTCGAAATAAACGAAGCATTTGCATCGGTCGTCCTCGCTTGGGAGCGGGAGCTGCACCCCAATATGAGCCTGGTGAACGTCAGCGGTGGCGCGATCGCGCTGGGCCATCCGCTGGGCTGCTCGGGCGCCAAGCTGATGACGACCCTGCTCCACGAGCTGGAGCGGACGGGCAAGCGGTACGGGCTTCAGACCATGTGCATCGGCTTCGGGCAGGGAATCGCGACGATCATCGAGCGGCTGTAG
- a CDS encoding trypsin-like peptidase domain-containing protein, whose translation MLRLVERENGAAPIAAGRPQPGDDSRSDAELLDAYSRAVVSVVEEVGPAVVGITVAGREGGPGGMGAGSGVIIAPDGYVLTNSHVVHGARRLEVTLTDGRRVEATLVGDDPATDLAVIRTTGTGLPHAQLGDSAGLRVGQLVIAIGNPFGFQSTVSAGVVSALGRSLRSMTGRLIENVIQTDVALNPGNSGGPLVDSRGRVVGINTAIIALAQGISFAIPIATATWVVPQLLTHGRVRRAYLGLVAQSRAVARRVVRRQGLANEPGLEIVSIEADGPAARAGLQEGDVLVAVDGRPITRVDDLHRLLAESAIGRTLGVTVRRGLARLDLAVIPAESP comes from the coding sequence ATGCTGCGCCTCGTCGAGCGAGAGAACGGCGCCGCACCGATCGCCGCCGGGCGGCCCCAGCCCGGCGACGATTCGCGGTCCGACGCCGAGCTTCTCGATGCCTACTCGCGGGCCGTGGTCTCCGTCGTCGAGGAGGTCGGCCCGGCCGTCGTCGGCATCACCGTCGCCGGGCGGGAGGGCGGTCCGGGGGGCATGGGCGCCGGATCGGGCGTGATCATCGCGCCCGACGGCTACGTGCTGACCAACAGTCATGTCGTGCACGGCGCGCGGCGCTTGGAGGTGACGCTGACCGACGGGCGCCGCGTCGAGGCCACGCTGGTCGGCGACGATCCCGCGACCGACCTGGCCGTCATCCGCACGACGGGCACGGGGCTGCCCCACGCGCAGCTCGGCGATTCAGCCGGGCTCCGCGTGGGCCAGCTCGTCATCGCCATCGGCAACCCCTTCGGGTTCCAGTCCACGGTCTCGGCCGGCGTCGTGAGCGCGCTTGGCCGCTCGCTGCGCAGCATGACGGGGCGCCTGATCGAGAACGTCATCCAGACGGACGTCGCGCTCAATCCGGGCAACTCGGGCGGCCCGCTGGTGGACTCGCGGGGACGGGTCGTCGGCATCAACACCGCCATCATCGCGCTGGCGCAGGGCATCAGCTTCGCCATCCCCATCGCCACCGCGACCTGGGTCGTTCCTCAGCTGTTGACCCACGGGCGCGTCCGCCGCGCGTACCTGGGCCTTGTCGCTCAGTCGCGGGCGGTCGCTCGGCGCGTCGTCCGCCGGCAGGGGCTCGCCAACGAGCCCGGCCTGGAGATCGTCTCGATCGAGGCGGACGGACCGGCCGCGCGGGCGGGACTCCAGGAAGGGGACGTGCTGGTCGCGGTCGACGGCCGGCCGATCACGCGGGTCGACGACCTGCACCGCCTGCTCGCGGAATCGGCGATCGGCCGGACGCTCGGTGTGACCGTGCGCCGTGGCCTCGCGCGCCTGGACCTCGCCGTGATCCCGGCGGAGTCGCCCTGA
- a CDS encoding CBS domain-containing protein gives MMADTKSVASDTSIAAALALMRLEGVRHLAVLDGSDFRGVVSNGDYRRLLERTPPDETMPNLADMTVAQIMTPRECLVTARADVSLALAARLMIGKRIGCLPIMDRFGRLVGLLDQKDVVAALLKALDRVAAQQPNGKEPQAKR, from the coding sequence GCCGCCGCCCTCGCCCTCATGCGGCTTGAGGGTGTCCGACATCTCGCCGTGCTGGACGGAAGCGATTTCCGGGGCGTGGTCTCGAACGGCGATTACCGAAGGCTGCTGGAACGCACGCCACCGGACGAGACGATGCCGAACCTCGCCGACATGACGGTCGCTCAGATCATGACGCCGCGCGAGTGCCTGGTGACGGCCCGCGCGGATGTCTCGCTCGCGCTGGCTGCGCGACTCATGATCGGCAAGAGGATCGGCTGCCTTCCGATCATGGACCGCTTCGGGCGTCTCGTCGGCCTGCTGGACCAGAAAGACGTGGTGGCAGCTCTTCTCAAGGCCCTGGACCGCGTGGCCGCGCAACAGCCGAACGGCAAGGAACCGCAGGCCAAGCGCTGA